The following nucleotide sequence is from Plectropomus leopardus isolate mb unplaced genomic scaffold, YSFRI_Pleo_2.0 unplaced_scaffold23000, whole genome shotgun sequence.
GGGTTGTGTGGTCATAAAAAAAcgggaaaagtcatggaatttgcaaaaagcatttttttttcagcacctcATGCGATCTTCATCATTTTCAGATTAAGGATTTTCCCCAATTTGagcaaaaaatatgttattttccCGCCCAGTCTTAACTTCTCTGTCTCGTCTTGTGTTACAGGAGAGAAAGTCGGTGCTGGAAACGTGTGTTTGTGGTGTAACGAGAAGGGCCGCTCGTTCTACTCGACAGAGGCGGTACAGAGTCACATGACGGACAAAAGCCATTGTAAACTCTTCACAGACGGCGACGCTGCTCTGGAGTTTGCAGACTTCTACGACTTCAGGTGATAAAGTTTAACCGATTATTCACTTTATGTGTTTAATCTGTAACACACTGAACCTCGTTCGGTCGCCAGTCGTAATGGACACGGATATGACGgcatcaaaagacaaaaaaggagacATTTATGATGCACCTGTCATTTTCATTCACGtcgttatcttttttttaatgccaacaGGAGCAGCTACCCAGacaggaaggagggagaggaagctGAAATGGACGAAGACGAGCTGCctgatgacaaaaacatggaGTACGACGACGAAACGCTGGAGCTGACTCTCCCTTCAGGTGACTTGAAATGAGTTTTTATCAGTggcaaattaaatatttgaacataattaaaagtaaagaattttatagatcttaaaaaaaaatacaaaatttggcAATTCATGATTTgctgaatttaaatttaatttcaaagtaAGTGTCAATATTTCTGCCTTGTTGCCCCTCAGtgtcaaatacaaataattaaacTCTAAAACTGTAATTAGTGATTTTAAAATACGACAGCCACGACAGCaataaaagtacacacacacacacacgtgcacacatacacaaaaaaaacctgcacaGGTGGGTAATAACGTGAAttcaaaagatattttaaaaaatcaacatgatttatataatcaaattaattataattaaattaatttctggacattttcccctagttttttgataatatctccGAGTCCCTCCATGCCAGTTTCCCATGTTTCGAGAGAAGTCAGACAAATGTTCTCATGTTTCAGGGATtaaagtgttgttgttgtttgttgtttgttgtttgttgtttgttgttctcGGTGTTTAAAGGTTAAATTAGAGTTATTGGAGTTTTGCTAATACTGCAAAGGGAGCGATGGGCTGGGTCGGCAGATTTGAAATAATCTGAACGATGCTGAAATGTGAGACTCCTGACTCATTTGCTCGCTGTGAATAAAGTGCGGCTTCATCGTTTTCGTGTTGTAACAAAATGCTCGTCCTTGCTGTGTGTTTCCTCAGGCGCTAAGATCGGCCACCGCTCCCTCATGAGGTACTACAAACAGCGGTTTGGCGCTCAGAGGACGGTGGCGCTGAGCCACAATAAGAACGCAGTCGGCAGAGTCCTGCGGCA
It contains:
- the LOC121966079 gene encoding zinc finger protein 622-like, with the translated sequence PGSIPVTDCLFCCRHSKSLMKNVAHMTKVHSFFIPDVEFLVDLKGLVRYLGEKVGAGNVCLWCNEKGRSFYSTEAVQSHMTDKSHCKLFTDGDAALEFADFYDFRSSYPDRKEGEEAEMDEDELPDDKNMEYDDETLELTLPSGAKIGHRSLMRYYKQRFGAQRTVALSHNKNAVGRVLRQYRALGWGGDRGKIHTHNMKKLCFYREKQVRADLYRPET